In [Leptolyngbya] sp. PCC 7376, a genomic segment contains:
- a CDS encoding DUF2079 domain-containing protein — MESSIRPSKASKELWIVFLVSSSILFGLSSLRHWLFQSDAYDLGIFDQAIYLISQGESPFSTFMGFHILGDHAAWMHYLLAIPYILFPSVYWLFLIQACALAAGIFPTYYLSLDAGLSRYQAQAMMFVYLLYPVIFNANLFDFHPEVIAVPFLFWAILAARRQQLWLFLGCLVFILGCKAVLSLTVLGLGIWLLLVERKNLYGAIAISLGVAWFIFSTQWIIPNFSGGEAAAVGRYSYLGDSVFEILRNLILQPQRIFSILFSLSNLEYLVLLFVPVAWGWSRFSFSALVGAFPAMSLNLLADHLAQKDLVHQYALPILPFLIIGLISSLAAEKGFFQQRRAIIIWSLITFACLAKFTYFGGHYLSATDNLWQTHEAIALVEGKGGVYTASQIAPHLSHRENIRFTRQEQPEETLETFDYILLNRRHPGWLSDAAFVDQLIMRVSEDQSFDTIYQEQDVFLFSRNR, encoded by the coding sequence ATGGAATCCTCGATTCGTCCCAGCAAAGCATCGAAAGAACTATGGATTGTTTTTCTAGTCTCTAGTTCAATTTTGTTTGGTTTGAGTAGTCTACGGCATTGGCTGTTTCAGTCAGATGCCTATGATTTAGGCATTTTTGATCAAGCTATTTATTTGATTAGTCAGGGTGAATCTCCTTTCAGCACATTTATGGGTTTCCATATACTGGGGGATCATGCTGCTTGGATGCATTATTTGCTTGCCATTCCGTATATATTATTTCCTTCGGTTTATTGGCTATTTTTGATTCAAGCTTGTGCTTTGGCGGCGGGGATTTTTCCGACCTATTATTTATCGCTTGATGCTGGTTTAAGTCGATATCAGGCTCAGGCGATGATGTTTGTCTATCTGCTGTATCCAGTTATTTTTAATGCCAATCTGTTTGATTTTCATCCTGAGGTAATCGCAGTTCCGTTTTTGTTCTGGGCAATTTTGGCTGCGCGTCGTCAGCAATTATGGTTATTTCTGGGATGTTTGGTTTTCATTCTGGGCTGTAAGGCTGTTTTGTCGTTAACAGTGCTGGGATTGGGGATATGGCTTTTATTAGTGGAAAGAAAAAATCTTTATGGGGCGATCGCCATTAGTTTAGGAGTGGCCTGGTTTATTTTCTCGACTCAATGGATTATCCCGAATTTTAGTGGTGGTGAAGCTGCTGCGGTTGGGCGTTACAGCTATTTAGGGGATTCTGTTTTTGAGATTTTAAGGAATTTGATTCTGCAACCCCAACGGATTTTCTCGATTTTATTTTCTCTAAGTAATCTTGAATACTTGGTTTTATTGTTTGTGCCTGTTGCTTGGGGATGGTCTCGCTTTAGTTTTAGTGCACTAGTCGGTGCTTTTCCCGCGATGAGTTTAAATTTATTGGCCGACCATCTTGCTCAAAAGGATTTGGTACATCAATATGCGTTGCCTATTTTGCCGTTCCTGATTATTGGCTTAATCTCAAGTTTGGCAGCAGAGAAAGGTTTTTTTCAGCAGCGGAGGGCCATTATTATTTGGTCATTGATCACTTTTGCCTGTTTGGCTAAATTTACTTATTTTGGTGGGCACTATCTCTCTGCTACGGATAATCTCTGGCAAACCCACGAGGCGATCGCCCTAGTTGAAGGTAAAGGAGGAGTGTATACAGCCTCCCAAATTGCTCCCCATCTCAGTCATCGAGAAAATATTCGATTTACTCGTCAAGAGCAACCTGAAGAAACTCTCGAAACATTTGACTATATTTTGTTGAACCGTAGACATCCTGGTTGGCTGAGTGATGCAGCTTTTGTTGACCAATTAATCATGCGTGTTTCAGAAGATCAGAGTTTTGATACGATTTACCAGGAGCAAGACGTCTTCTTGTTTTCCCGAAATCGCTAG
- a CDS encoding 3'(2'),5'-bisphosphate nucleotidase CysQ: MNQQRLEEVLAIAREIGWGAGDVLRSYYKGDIKDISDKADGPVTKADLATNDYIIENFHAKLGTEDFAYLSEETYDGVKVDHPWVWIIDPLDGTRDFIDQTGEYAVHICLTNEGRPVIGVVVVPEAEKLYFALKGNGTFVETRDGIVTPIRVSERNKPEELLLVASRTHRDQRFQDLLNRLPFKDRNYVGSVGCKISTILEQQSDVYISVSGKSAAKDWDFAAPELILTEAGGKFTYFEGGEVPYNQGDVKKWGGIMASNGHCHEDLCQMSIEILKEIDEA; this comes from the coding sequence ATGAATCAACAACGTTTAGAAGAAGTTTTGGCGATCGCCCGCGAGATTGGTTGGGGGGCAGGAGATGTACTCCGTAGCTATTACAAAGGTGACATCAAAGATATTTCCGATAAAGCTGATGGCCCAGTGACCAAAGCTGATCTTGCGACCAACGACTATATCATTGAAAATTTCCATGCCAAGCTCGGCACAGAGGATTTCGCATATCTAAGTGAAGAGACTTACGATGGCGTAAAAGTTGACCATCCTTGGGTCTGGATTATTGATCCCCTTGATGGCACCCGTGACTTTATTGACCAAACTGGTGAATACGCAGTGCATATTTGTCTCACAAATGAAGGTCGCCCCGTTATTGGTGTCGTCGTTGTTCCTGAAGCCGAAAAGCTTTATTTTGCTTTGAAAGGTAATGGTACTTTCGTGGAAACTCGTGATGGCATCGTAACTCCGATTAGAGTTTCCGAGCGTAACAAGCCTGAAGAGCTATTGCTTGTGGCAAGCCGTACCCATCGCGACCAACGGTTCCAAGATTTATTGAATCGTTTGCCCTTCAAAGACCGTAATTATGTGGGTAGTGTTGGTTGTAAGATTTCGACTATTCTCGAACAGCAATCCGACGTTTACATTTCCGTCTCTGGTAAATCGGCGGCAAAGGATTGGGATTTTGCCGCGCCAGAATTAATTCTCACGGAAGCAGGTGGTAAGTTTACCTATTTTGAAGGAGGTGAAGTGCCCTACAACCAAGGCGATGTGAAAAAGTGGGGTGGCATTATGGCGTCGAATGGTCACTGCCATGAAGATCTTTGCCAGATGTCGATTGAGATTCTTAAAGAAATTGACGAAGCGTAA
- a CDS encoding Uma2 family endonuclease, with the protein MIALTEHPQMTPEEYLEFEKTSDIKHEYIDGEIYSMAGTGGFHNIISGNLYILLRGKLGNSGCRTYFADMKVRLNEGRKFFYPDLLVTCDERDQPTNTYTDFPKVIVEVLSPSTASFDRGAKFGFYRSIPSLQEYILINSDTYLVECFRRQKEDMWLFQTYSGLEAIVG; encoded by the coding sequence ATGATTGCCCTAACCGAACACCCTCAAATGACCCCTGAGGAATATCTAGAGTTTGAAAAGACCAGCGATATTAAACATGAATATATCGATGGTGAAATTTATTCGATGGCTGGCACTGGAGGCTTTCATAACATCATCAGTGGAAACCTCTACATTCTGTTGCGCGGTAAACTCGGCAATTCTGGATGTCGTACCTATTTTGCAGATATGAAGGTCAGACTTAATGAGGGTCGAAAATTCTTTTACCCAGATCTTTTAGTCACTTGCGACGAACGAGACCAACCAACAAATACTTATACAGATTTCCCGAAGGTAATTGTAGAAGTCCTATCACCATCAACCGCATCCTTTGATCGTGGCGCAAAATTTGGGTTTTATCGCAGTATCCCGAGTCTGCAAGAATACATCCTTATCAACTCCGACACATATTTAGTGGAATGTTTCCGCCGTCAAAAAGAAGACATGTGGTTATTCCAAACCTATAGCGGCTTAGAGGCGATCGTCGGATAG
- a CDS encoding REP-associated tyrosine transposase produces the protein MTDYRRVKLEGGTYFITQVTYQRQSWLCDDLPRQVLRQAIQSVRQDYPFGIEGFVLLPDHFHLLMSLPEGDNDFSGRMRRIKGFVTRRIGHLPQFQHEPNLSREKRGEKYVWQRRFWEHYIRDERDFMNHLNYIHFNPVKHQLCEKPEDWKFSSIHRRRMRGDGKNKNISTEKSHSVVTHLFRGRE, from the coding sequence ATGACGGATTATCGACGGGTAAAGTTGGAAGGTGGTACATATTTCATCACGCAGGTCACCTATCAGCGGCAATCTTGGTTATGTGATGATTTACCGCGGCAAGTATTGCGACAGGCGATTCAATCTGTGCGGCAAGATTATCCGTTTGGTATTGAAGGGTTTGTGTTGTTGCCCGACCATTTTCATTTGTTGATGAGTTTGCCGGAAGGGGACAATGATTTTTCGGGGCGGATGAGGCGCATCAAAGGTTTTGTGACCCGCAGGATCGGACATTTGCCACAATTTCAGCATGAGCCAAATTTATCGCGGGAGAAGCGGGGCGAGAAATATGTTTGGCAGCGGCGATTTTGGGAGCATTACATTCGGGATGAGCGGGATTTTATGAATCATTTGAATTACATTCATTTCAACCCCGTCAAGCATCAATTGTGTGAGAAGCCCGAAGATTGGAAATTTTCGTCAATCCACCGCCGTAGGATGCGTGGAGACGGCAAAAATAAAAATATCTCCACCGAAAAATCCCATTCCGTCGTAACGCATCTTTTTCGAGGTAGAGAATAA
- a CDS encoding formylglycine-generating enzyme family protein, producing MSKSKPPQSPPPPPPSSEPPTSSEPPPSSEPPPTTEAPPPAPLSTEVPPYDPRDEIDSKVRAREQAFDFKTVQLDERGQIVKQIHTRVWQLVESLRGGVKLEMVRIPKGEFDMGASESEKDRNNNESPQHSVAIEKDFYFGKFLVTQAQYEAVMGEGSVENFNETGQYPVADISWDDTQKFCEKLTEISNKRESGLKLQYRLPSEAEWEYACRAGTTTPFYFGETLSPEVANYYHQGMNRMTTPKGKFPPNRWGLQDMHGNLWEWCQDDYHASYQDAPTNGNAWVDEPPNDIKILRGGSWNYSPTYCRSASRIRCNRDFRLSDDGFRVAVSPQ from the coding sequence ATGAGTAAATCGAAGCCGCCACAAAGCCCACCACCGCCACCACCATCTTCTGAACCACCAACATCATCTGAACCACCACCATCATCTGAACCACCTCCAACGACTGAAGCTCCTCCTCCTGCGCCACTATCGACTGAAGTGCCTCCATATGACCCACGAGATGAAATTGATAGTAAGGTAAGGGCAAGGGAACAGGCGTTTGATTTTAAGACGGTTCAGTTAGATGAGCGGGGTCAGATTGTTAAGCAGATTCATACCAGAGTATGGCAATTGGTAGAAAGCCTTAGAGGTGGGGTCAAGCTAGAAATGGTGCGGATCCCCAAAGGGGAATTTGACATGGGGGCATCGGAAAGTGAGAAAGACCGAAATAATAACGAGTCACCCCAACATTCTGTCGCGATAGAAAAAGACTTTTACTTTGGTAAGTTCCTCGTTACACAGGCTCAATATGAAGCTGTAATGGGAGAGGGTTCTGTCGAGAATTTCAATGAAACAGGTCAATATCCAGTTGCTGACATTTCGTGGGATGATACTCAGAAATTTTGCGAGAAGTTAACGGAGATCAGCAATAAGAGAGAAAGTGGCTTGAAATTACAATATCGACTGCCTAGTGAGGCGGAGTGGGAGTATGCTTGCCGCGCTGGAACAACGACGCCTTTTTACTTTGGAGAAACTTTAAGTCCAGAAGTTGCCAACTACTATCATCAAGGGATGAATAGAATGACAACCCCAAAAGGTAAATTTCCGCCGAATAGGTGGGGCTTACAAGATATGCATGGCAATCTCTGGGAGTGGTGTCAGGATGATTATCATGCTAGTTACCAAGATGCGCCAACTAATGGCAACGCATGGGTTGATGAACCACCCAATGACATTAAAATTCTGCGCGGCGGTTCTTGGAACTACTCTCCTACTTACTGTCGTTCTGCGTCTCGCATCAGGTGTAACCGCGACTTCAGGCTCAGCGACGACGGCTTTCGGGTTGCTGTTTCCCCCCAGTGA
- the glyS gene encoding glycine--tRNA ligase subunit beta, with the protein MATYLIEVGTEELPADFVASAIAQLQTRVSESLGEQFLTPESIEVYGTPRRLAVLLKGLAEKQADREEEIKGPPASAAFRDGQPTKAAEGFARKQGVAVEDLEVRPTKKGDFVFVQKTTLGRETKGIIQELVLGWFTALEGRRFMRWADGDLRFPRPWRWLISLWDDEILPLEITIGSDTLTSGRQSRGHRVLCKDEVIIDTAENYQAKLRDAFVEVDSDKRRATIEQAIAEAAAGINGDADIPEDLLDEVINLVEYPTAVVGNVEEEFLELPVEVITTVMVTHQRYFAVNSKENPDELLPKFITISNGDPTKADIIAAGNERVIRARLADGQFFYKADCDEHLDTYLPQLETMTFQKELGTMREKVDRIMEMSQQIAEQLDCSDAEKEAIASTAMLCKADLMTQMVYEFPELQGIMGQKYAVVSGESKEVAEGIFEHYLPRGADDIMPQTLTGQVVGMGDRLDTLVSIFGLGMLPTGSSDPFALRRAANAIVNVTWEAQLGINLADLLAQGAKAFVTAHSDKESPLDNLQKFFIQRIQTLLQDEKGIDYDLVNAVLGGDSEYTERALTDLLDVGDRANYLQSIRNDGQLEKIYPTVNRSAKLAKKGDLDTTSLNPEGLVNPDKFEQKSEQELYDGLVKLVPTTEAAQAERNYQKLVDGLTELAPTVERFFDGEDSVLVMAEDPAIKTNRLNLLGLLRNHARVLADFGAIVKQ; encoded by the coding sequence ATGGCAACTTACCTCATTGAAGTTGGTACAGAAGAACTACCTGCTGATTTTGTCGCTTCGGCGATCGCCCAATTACAGACTCGCGTTTCGGAGAGTTTGGGTGAGCAGTTTCTGACTCCAGAATCTATTGAGGTTTATGGTACGCCTCGTCGTTTGGCGGTTCTATTGAAAGGCTTAGCGGAAAAGCAAGCGGATCGCGAAGAGGAGATTAAAGGGCCTCCGGCATCGGCAGCATTTAGGGATGGCCAACCCACTAAAGCAGCGGAAGGTTTTGCGCGGAAACAAGGAGTTGCGGTTGAGGATTTAGAAGTTCGCCCGACAAAAAAAGGCGATTTTGTCTTTGTACAAAAAACAACTCTCGGTCGTGAAACGAAGGGCATTATTCAAGAATTAGTTTTGGGTTGGTTTACGGCGCTGGAAGGTCGTCGCTTTATGCGGTGGGCGGATGGTGATTTGCGTTTCCCTCGTCCTTGGCGTTGGTTGATTTCTCTCTGGGATGACGAGATTTTGCCTCTCGAAATCACTATTGGTTCTGACACCTTAACCTCGGGTCGCCAATCTCGTGGTCATCGCGTTCTCTGCAAAGATGAGGTGATTATCGATACCGCTGAAAATTATCAGGCGAAGTTGCGGGATGCGTTTGTAGAGGTTGATTCTGATAAGCGTCGTGCAACCATCGAGCAGGCGATCGCCGAAGCTGCGGCAGGTATTAATGGTGACGCAGACATTCCCGAAGATTTGTTGGATGAAGTGATTAACCTAGTGGAATATCCCACGGCGGTTGTCGGTAATGTCGAGGAAGAATTTTTAGAGTTGCCAGTGGAAGTGATTACGACGGTGATGGTGACCCACCAACGTTACTTCGCGGTGAATAGTAAGGAAAATCCCGATGAGTTGTTGCCGAAATTTATCACGATTTCCAATGGCGACCCGACAAAAGCAGACATCATTGCAGCGGGTAATGAGCGAGTGATTCGGGCACGTTTGGCGGATGGTCAATTTTTCTATAAAGCTGACTGTGACGAGCATCTCGATACTTATCTACCGCAACTCGAAACCATGACCTTCCAGAAGGAATTGGGCACAATGCGCGAAAAAGTAGACCGCATTATGGAGATGTCCCAGCAAATTGCCGAGCAACTTGATTGTTCTGATGCCGAGAAAGAGGCGATCGCCAGCACTGCGATGTTATGTAAGGCAGATTTAATGACGCAGATGGTCTACGAATTCCCTGAGTTGCAAGGGATTATGGGTCAGAAATATGCGGTGGTCAGCGGTGAATCGAAAGAAGTTGCCGAAGGTATTTTCGAGCATTATCTTCCCCGTGGCGCAGATGATATTATGCCCCAAACCCTAACGGGTCAAGTCGTTGGTATGGGCGATCGCCTCGATACCTTAGTTAGTATTTTCGGGTTGGGGATGTTGCCGACGGGTTCCTCTGATCCTTTTGCGCTACGCCGGGCAGCGAATGCCATTGTTAATGTCACTTGGGAAGCGCAACTTGGGATTAACTTGGCAGATTTGCTAGCCCAGGGTGCAAAGGCATTTGTTACGGCTCACTCGGATAAAGAATCTCCCCTCGATAATCTCCAAAAGTTTTTCATTCAACGCATTCAAACCCTGCTTCAAGATGAAAAAGGCATTGATTATGATTTGGTCAATGCGGTGTTGGGTGGTGACTCTGAGTACACCGAACGCGCTTTAACCGACCTCCTCGATGTCGGCGATCGCGCGAATTATTTGCAGAGTATCCGTAACGATGGGCAACTGGAAAAAATCTATCCCACGGTTAATCGTTCGGCAAAGTTAGCGAAAAAAGGCGATCTTGATACCACCAGCTTGAATCCTGAAGGTCTCGTCAATCCCGATAAATTCGAGCAGAAATCTGAGCAGGAACTTTACGATGGCCTCGTGAAACTTGTTCCCACCACCGAAGCAGCCCAAGCGGAACGCAACTATCAAAAACTTGTGGATGGTTTAACGGAACTAGCGCCAACGGTTGAGCGATTCTTTGATGGGGAAGACAGCGTCCTCGTGATGGCCGAAGACCCTGCTATTAAAACGAATCGTCTAAATCTCCTCGGTTTACTTCGTAATCATGCCCGTGTCCTCGCTGATTTTGGGGCGATCGTTAAACAATAG
- a CDS encoding VWA domain-containing protein — translation MLKTNYDFDRVILPAGAAAKNNLLLKFQVDIPQTPRRDLNLSLAIDRSGSMAGNRLRFALQAAEAVVDQMGPNDTLSLVVYDDMVDTVIPPQAVTDKALLKKAIRSIQVGGLTNLSGGWLKSCEHVKAEFDPQKINRVLLLTDGLANVGICDPQILTNTAKQKAEEGIVTTTLGFGQGFNEDLLIGMARVAGGNFYFIQSIDDATDVFGIELASLRAVVGQNLVTTLELAPEVELAETLSLAQVSQNNAGQSVISLGELYEGEDKLLGLSLNLPAASVGELPVMTVHYSADVVKSDRIEPISGTVDVVAKIGTVEEAAAASSSHILLEISHLTIAKTKETALALAEQGQHPEGERILRELVQQLKDQGLDENFEIAEEIEQLEYFGDCIAQKALGNASRKEMRDQTYQTLSRNRRDLVGRGVTAGDEIFAMTVVNELGDGIELHCIREEGKLRIKVLSEGYDTDKNIQFPRAIRAEGARYVVEGLELSKNGTFYRLQGTITRFVKAGEVDRFARRSPSSPAKARKASRGPANAAALPVTDAVGDGVLVQCVKAGRKVRARVVADGYEPNWNMRFPRSVREEGMMYVVEEVRTGPDGKSYIACGEIKRFEQAI, via the coding sequence ATGCTTAAGACGAACTACGATTTTGATCGAGTCATTTTACCGGCTGGTGCCGCTGCAAAAAATAACCTACTGCTTAAATTCCAGGTTGATATCCCCCAAACGCCTCGTCGGGATCTAAATCTTTCCCTAGCGATTGATCGCTCTGGTTCAATGGCTGGAAACCGCTTACGATTTGCTCTCCAAGCAGCTGAGGCTGTGGTCGACCAAATGGGGCCAAACGATACCTTGTCGTTGGTTGTATATGACGACATGGTGGATACCGTTATTCCCCCGCAGGCTGTCACTGATAAAGCATTGCTGAAGAAAGCAATCCGTAGTATTCAAGTTGGTGGACTCACTAATTTATCTGGAGGATGGTTGAAAAGCTGTGAACATGTAAAGGCAGAATTTGATCCACAAAAAATCAATCGTGTGTTGTTACTAACTGACGGTTTAGCGAATGTTGGTATTTGTGATCCTCAGATTTTAACTAATACTGCAAAACAAAAAGCGGAAGAAGGAATTGTTACCACAACATTGGGCTTTGGACAGGGTTTTAATGAAGACCTATTGATTGGTATGGCGCGAGTTGCTGGTGGGAATTTTTACTTCATTCAAAGTATTGATGATGCGACCGATGTTTTTGGTATTGAACTAGCTAGTTTGAGAGCAGTTGTTGGCCAAAATTTGGTTACAACTCTAGAGCTAGCCCCTGAGGTTGAGTTAGCTGAAACGCTTAGTTTGGCGCAGGTAAGTCAAAACAATGCGGGACAGTCTGTGATTAGTTTGGGAGAACTTTATGAGGGAGAGGATAAGCTTTTAGGATTGAGCTTGAATTTGCCCGCGGCATCGGTGGGAGAGTTGCCTGTGATGACAGTTCACTATAGTGCTGATGTGGTGAAGAGCGATCGCATTGAGCCTATTTCCGGCACGGTGGATGTGGTGGCTAAGATTGGCACTGTGGAAGAAGCGGCGGCGGCATCCTCCAGTCATATCTTGTTGGAGATTAGCCATTTGACCATCGCCAAAACCAAAGAAACAGCGCTGGCTCTGGCAGAACAAGGGCAACATCCAGAAGGAGAACGAATCCTGCGGGAATTGGTTCAACAGCTGAAGGATCAAGGGCTAGATGAGAATTTTGAAATTGCTGAGGAAATTGAGCAGTTAGAGTATTTCGGCGATTGCATCGCTCAAAAAGCCCTAGGCAATGCCAGCCGTAAGGAGATGCGGGATCAGACCTATCAAACCCTGAGCCGAAATCGTCGTGATTTGGTGGGTCGTGGTGTCACTGCCGGGGATGAAATATTTGCTATGACGGTGGTCAATGAGCTTGGTGATGGTATCGAATTGCACTGTATTCGCGAAGAGGGCAAATTACGCATTAAAGTGCTATCCGAGGGTTACGACACCGATAAAAATATCCAGTTTCCCCGAGCGATTCGCGCTGAAGGCGCTCGCTATGTGGTGGAAGGACTAGAGTTGTCGAAGAATGGGACGTTTTATCGGTTACAAGGGACGATTACACGTTTCGTGAAAGCAGGGGAAGTGGATCGGTTTGCCCGGCGATCGCCTTCTAGTCCAGCTAAAGCTCGCAAAGCATCGAGAGGTCCAGCCAATGCTGCAGCTCTTCCTGTTACAGATGCGGTTGGTGATGGTGTGTTGGTGCAATGTGTGAAGGCAGGTCGAAAAGTACGGGCGCGAGTGGTTGCCGATGGTTACGAGCCAAATTGGAATATGCGCTTTCCGCGATCAGTACGAGAGGAAGGCATGATGTACGTGGTCGAGGAAGTCCGCACAGGCCCCGACGGAAAGTCCTATATCGCTTGCGGTGAAATCAAGCGGTTTGAGCAGGCTATTTAA
- a CDS encoding VWA domain-containing protein produces MGYFLGSFGQKKLGDRQVALLLALFLAGGQILAGCSSGPQNETVGRSPMAEGDQATELAEEAPMPTAAAPAEREMQPPSEPFQGEDLSQEDYNLIEDNPFFLAQTDPLSTFAIDVDTAAYSNVRRFLNDGMLPPPDAVRIEELINYFSYDYAEPTDGKPFAINTEVATAPWQPEHRLVRIGLQGQKLASEELPPNNLVFLFDVSGSMNDADKLPLLKSGFRLLINELRPEDRISIVVYAGAAGLVLPPTSGAEKETILAALESLEAGGSTAGGEGIELAYQQAADSFIENGNNRVILATDGDFNVGMSSDSELVRLIEEKREQDIFLTVLGFGSGNLKDAKMEQLANNGNGNYAYIDSILEAKKVLVTEMGGTLVTLAKDVKIQVEFNPNLVQAYRLIGYENRLLAAQDFNDDTKDAGELGAGHQVTALYEVVPVGAESPIDLPQVDELKYQENTTTTSDFSDELMQLKLRYKQPTGDTSELITQAIANQIIPWRGTSEDFQFAAAVAEFGMLLRDSEYRGESNFDQVIKLAQDAKGADLEGYRSEFIQLAKTAQALKF; encoded by the coding sequence ATGGGTTATTTTCTTGGCAGTTTCGGGCAAAAAAAATTAGGCGATCGCCAAGTTGCATTACTGTTGGCATTATTTCTAGCGGGCGGGCAAATCTTAGCGGGTTGTTCGAGTGGCCCTCAAAATGAAACAGTTGGGCGATCGCCTATGGCAGAGGGTGACCAAGCGACGGAATTAGCAGAAGAAGCACCAATGCCAACAGCGGCAGCCCCAGCAGAAAGGGAAATGCAACCCCCTAGCGAACCCTTTCAGGGTGAAGATCTCAGCCAAGAAGATTACAATCTCATCGAAGATAATCCGTTTTTCCTCGCCCAAACTGACCCACTGTCTACCTTTGCGATCGATGTAGATACCGCAGCCTATAGCAATGTGCGTCGTTTTCTTAATGATGGAATGTTGCCGCCACCTGACGCTGTGCGCATCGAAGAGTTAATCAACTATTTCAGTTACGACTATGCCGAACCCACCGATGGCAAACCCTTTGCGATTAATACCGAAGTGGCAACTGCACCTTGGCAACCAGAACATCGTCTTGTGCGCATTGGACTTCAGGGTCAAAAATTAGCCAGCGAAGAATTACCACCAAATAATTTAGTCTTTTTGTTTGATGTGTCGGGTTCAATGAATGACGCTGACAAATTGCCATTGCTGAAATCGGGTTTCCGGTTGCTTATCAATGAATTGCGGCCAGAAGATCGTATCTCAATCGTGGTTTATGCTGGAGCCGCAGGATTAGTTTTACCACCGACATCCGGGGCAGAAAAAGAAACAATTTTGGCAGCCCTCGAAAGCTTGGAAGCTGGTGGCTCAACGGCTGGTGGTGAAGGAATTGAATTGGCCTATCAGCAAGCAGCAGACAGTTTCATCGAGAATGGTAATAATCGCGTAATTTTGGCGACCGATGGCGATTTCAATGTCGGCATGTCTAGCGATTCAGAACTCGTTCGGTTAATTGAAGAGAAGCGAGAACAGGATATTTTCCTAACGGTTTTGGGATTTGGATCGGGTAATCTCAAGGATGCAAAGATGGAACAACTCGCCAATAACGGTAATGGTAATTACGCATATATCGATAGCATTCTCGAAGCGAAAAAAGTCCTTGTGACCGAGATGGGTGGCACTCTGGTGACCCTCGCTAAGGATGTCAAGATTCAGGTGGAGTTTAACCCCAACTTGGTGCAAGCTTATCGATTGATCGGCTATGAAAATCGTTTATTGGCAGCGCAAGACTTCAATGACGACACAAAAGATGCAGGAGAACTAGGCGCAGGCCACCAGGTCACAGCGCTCTATGAGGTCGTTCCGGTTGGTGCAGAATCACCTATCGATTTGCCGCAGGTTGATGAATTGAAATATCAAGAAAATACAACCACCACATCTGATTTCAGTGATGAGCTAATGCAACTCAAATTACGTTATAAGCAGCCCACTGGTGATACGTCTGAATTGATTACACAGGCGATCGCCAACCAAATCATTCCATGGCGTGGTACTTCAGAAGATTTCCAATTTGCGGCGGCCGTGGCAGAATTTGGGATGCTATTGCGAGATTCAGAATATCGTGGCGAAAGCAATTTCGACCAAGTTATCAAACTTGCCCAAGATGCGAAAGGCGCAGATCTTGAGGGTTATCGCAGCGAATTTATCCAACTCGCAAAAACCGCTCAGGCTCTGAAGTTTTAA